In the genome of Carnobacterium viridans, one region contains:
- a CDS encoding carbohydrate ABC transporter permease translates to MKLKQESKRSNLWKFISFAVIFSSVFLLYPIFYSIYISFHNYKGLNSVFTGFGNYIRMFQDDVFGKALMNNFIYLIFQVPIMLLLGLLLAFLLNSPNLKGKTFFRLAIFLPCFTSLVSYAVLFKMMFQMSGVVNNFLLTIGLIQSPIDWLNSPFWAKVTIIIALCWRWTGYNMVFYLAGLQNISIDTLEAAEIDGANDFQKFFRVVIPQLKPVIVFTTITSTIGTIQLFDEVVNLTGGGPSNETLTAAQLIYNHSFVYTSNFGYSATLSWALVVIVAILSIIQLTITNRK, encoded by the coding sequence ATGAAATTAAAACAGGAATCAAAAAGATCTAATTTATGGAAATTTATATCTTTTGCCGTTATTTTCAGTTCAGTATTTTTGCTTTATCCTATTTTTTATTCTATTTACATCTCCTTCCACAACTATAAAGGTCTTAATTCAGTCTTTACTGGTTTTGGAAATTATATTCGCATGTTTCAAGATGACGTCTTTGGAAAAGCATTAATGAATAATTTTATTTATTTGATTTTTCAAGTTCCTATTATGCTGCTATTAGGATTACTGTTAGCTTTTCTTTTAAATTCACCTAACTTAAAAGGAAAGACCTTTTTTAGATTAGCTATTTTTTTGCCTTGTTTTACCTCATTAGTTTCCTACGCAGTTCTATTTAAAATGATGTTTCAAATGAGTGGAGTCGTTAATAATTTTCTGCTGACAATTGGATTGATTCAATCTCCCATTGATTGGCTAAATAGTCCTTTTTGGGCAAAAGTTACCATCATTATTGCTTTATGTTGGAGATGGACAGGTTATAATATGGTCTTTTATCTTGCTGGTCTTCAAAATATCTCGATAGATACTTTAGAAGCTGCTGAAATAGATGGAGCAAATGATTTCCAGAAATTTTTCCGAGTTGTTATCCCACAACTTAAACCTGTTATTGTTTTTACAACTATTACTTCAACTATTGGTACGATACAGTTATTTGATGAAGTAGTAAATCTAACCGGTGGTGGACCATCAAATGAAACATTAACTGCAGCTCAACTGATTTACAACCATTCCTTTGTCTATACTTCCAACTTTGGTTACTCCGCTACTTTATCTTGGGCATTAGTAGTGATCGTAGCTATACTATCCATTATTCAATTAACTATTACCAATCGAAAATAA
- a CDS encoding class I SAM-dependent methyltransferase, whose protein sequence is MGREFLDIFTDWSSDYDDFVEGNDPEYKAVFEGYSNILKEIVRRSGTSVLEFGIGTGNLTKQLLSSGKWVFPIEPSKEMRKLAKKKLPSEVIIYDGDLQNYPNPTKKLDTIVSSYVFHHLTDTEKGMALKKYANQLEMGGKVIFADTMFESQEALNQKIIQAKEQQFYALADDLEREYYTLVPTLLTLFDLAGFNVSIEQMNEYVWIIEGEKRA, encoded by the coding sequence ATGGGACGTGAATTTTTAGATATTTTTACAGACTGGTCAAGTGACTATGATGATTTTGTTGAAGGAAATGACCCCGAATATAAAGCAGTTTTTGAAGGATATAGTAATATCTTGAAAGAGATCGTTCGAAGAAGTGGAACAAGTGTTTTGGAATTTGGGATTGGAACAGGAAATCTAACAAAGCAGTTACTTTCCTCGGGTAAATGGGTTTTCCCGATAGAACCTTCTAAAGAAATGCGTAAATTAGCTAAAAAGAAGTTGCCAAGTGAAGTCATCATTTATGACGGGGATTTACAAAATTATCCGAATCCTACCAAAAAATTGGACACCATTGTTAGTTCCTACGTGTTCCATCATTTGACAGATACAGAAAAAGGAATGGCTTTGAAAAAATATGCTAATCAACTTGAAATGGGAGGCAAAGTTATCTTTGCTGATACTATGTTTGAATCACAAGAAGCACTCAATCAAAAAATTATACAAGCTAAAGAACAACAATTTTATGCATTAGCCGATGATTTAGAACGAGAATATTATACTCTTGTTCCAACTTTATTAACTCTTTTTGATTTAGCAGGATTTAACGTATCTATTGAGCAAATGAATGAATATGTTTGGATAATTGAAGGAGAGAAAAGAGCTTAG
- a CDS encoding YsnF/AvaK domain-containing protein: MERYVVGSYASPQEAVNAVNKLQEEGYQKEDITLISSTESKNSISNTTDIVGTTNKTDIDTEDKKKDKDNRSIWKKIKESFSSNDSNETDSSQSNDDLLDAYQQDIENGNIIIVVKGEPKKISSNESQSTDRVTPLDPLSMLEADPSAHPEPVLNSVKYSDNPVSKNEEQIEKSEGETIQLKEEQLDVTTKEVQTGEVRARKRIVEETKTIQVPVRHEEIVIEQHNLKDDHSGNATKSKEVVIPVTEEKIEVTKRPVVKEEVSLNKEEVTDTKQVSRTVKKEDVIVGTKGNTHVKKNNE; encoded by the coding sequence ATGGAAAGATATGTTGTGGGAAGCTATGCAAGTCCTCAAGAGGCAGTAAATGCAGTCAATAAATTGCAAGAAGAAGGCTATCAAAAAGAAGATATCACTTTAATATCTAGCACAGAATCTAAAAATTCCATTTCCAATACTACAGATATAGTAGGAACAACTAATAAAACTGATATAGACACTGAGGATAAGAAAAAAGATAAGGATAATCGCTCCATTTGGAAAAAGATAAAAGAATCCTTTTCTTCAAATGACTCTAATGAAACTGATTCCTCTCAATCAAACGATGATCTTTTGGACGCTTATCAACAAGATATTGAAAATGGTAATATCATTATTGTCGTAAAGGGCGAACCAAAAAAAATTAGTAGTAATGAATCACAATCGACCGATCGCGTTACTCCATTAGATCCACTTTCTATGTTAGAAGCAGATCCATCAGCTCATCCTGAACCAGTTTTAAATTCAGTTAAATATTCTGACAACCCAGTTTCCAAAAACGAAGAACAAATTGAAAAATCTGAAGGAGAAACAATTCAATTAAAAGAAGAGCAATTAGATGTCACAACTAAGGAAGTTCAAACAGGAGAAGTTCGAGCTAGAAAACGTATAGTAGAAGAAACCAAAACAATCCAAGTTCCTGTTAGACACGAAGAAATAGTCATTGAGCAGCATAACTTAAAGGATGACCATTCAGGTAATGCAACAAAAAGTAAAGAAGTGGTTATTCCCGTCACAGAAGAAAAAATTGAAGTAACGAAGCGCCCAGTGGTTAAAGAAGAAGTGTCATTGAATAAAGAGGAAGTAACAGATACAAAACAAGTTAGTAGAACAGTAAAAAAAGAAGATGTTATTGTCGGCACAAAAGGCAACACTCATGTTAAAAAAAATAATGAATAA
- a CDS encoding lipopolysaccharide assembly protein LapA domain-containing protein: MIIIAIILLVLVAIVAFLNMQMATLNLYFMSFDLPLWLLFIGFLLLGMLIAALFALSKGARNRQVIKNKNDELKNAESSRDEAVNRVKKESEAQLELQKKEAEIQSLNTRLASLEENQTTQQSGQTSTVQTTETTGTKTRPSTSKDIHVEEYQIDGSSTAKPKDDGSHKS, from the coding sequence ATGATAATAATTGCGATTATTTTATTGGTTTTAGTTGCTATAGTAGCATTCTTAAATATGCAAATGGCTACTTTGAACCTTTATTTTATGTCTTTTGATTTACCATTATGGTTACTTTTCATCGGCTTTTTATTACTCGGTATGTTGATTGCTGCACTATTTGCATTGTCTAAAGGGGCGCGCAATAGACAAGTGATTAAAAACAAAAATGATGAATTAAAAAATGCGGAATCTTCAAGAGATGAGGCCGTTAACAGAGTTAAAAAAGAATCTGAAGCACAATTGGAATTACAAAAGAAAGAGGCTGAAATCCAAAGTCTTAATACTCGATTAGCTTCTTTAGAAGAAAATCAAACAACTCAGCAAAGTGGACAAACTTCAACTGTACAAACTACCGAAACAACTGGTACAAAAACTCGTCCATCTACTAGCAAAGACATTCATGTAGAAGAATATCAAATAGATGGCTCGAGTACAGCTAAACCAAAAGATGACGGTTCTCATAAATCTTAA
- a CDS encoding carbohydrate ABC transporter permease gives MKSKSLTFLKYTFLIICSFISIFPFYWMIAGATNTSNQIAEGKLSLGTHFLKNLSALLGAYNIPLIMWNSLKISLVTVVLSLLVTSMAAFGFEKFNTRRSELIYSILLLFMMIPFATLVIPLFKMMAGLNLVNQHLALILPYISNIFLIFFFRQSFKSFPDDIMDSGKIEGAGNYTIFFKLVFPMMKSTYAAAAIYAFMNSWNSYLLPLIILQTEDKYTMTLLISGLSSASYVANYGVQMMAIVIATLPTLILFLMMQKSFVAGMTGSLKA, from the coding sequence ATGAAATCAAAATCCTTAACCTTTTTAAAATATACTTTTTTAATTATCTGTTCATTTATTTCCATATTCCCTTTTTATTGGATGATTGCAGGAGCAACGAATACCTCTAATCAGATTGCTGAAGGAAAGCTTTCTCTAGGAACTCATTTTTTAAAAAATCTTAGTGCATTACTAGGTGCTTATAACATTCCATTGATCATGTGGAACTCGTTAAAAATTTCTCTTGTTACTGTTGTATTAAGTTTGTTAGTTACCTCTATGGCTGCATTTGGTTTTGAAAAATTTAACACTCGTAGAAGTGAACTCATCTATTCTATCCTTTTACTGTTTATGATGATTCCATTTGCCACTCTTGTCATTCCATTGTTTAAGATGATGGCTGGGCTGAATTTAGTTAACCAACATTTAGCTTTGATTTTGCCTTATATATCTAACATTTTCCTTATTTTTTTCTTTAGACAAAGCTTTAAATCATTTCCAGATGATATTATGGATTCAGGAAAAATAGAAGGTGCTGGAAATTATACAATTTTCTTTAAGTTGGTTTTTCCAATGATGAAATCAACTTATGCAGCAGCAGCTATTTATGCCTTCATGAATTCATGGAATAGTTATTTATTGCCTTTAATCATCTTACAGACTGAAGACAAATACACAATGACGCTTCTGATCTCTGGCCTTTCTTCAGCTTCTTATGTAGCCAATTACGGCGTTCAAATGATGGCCATCGTCATTGCTACTCTTCCAACTTTAATTCTCTTTTTGATGATGCAAAAAAGCTTCGTTGCCGGAATGACCGGTTCTTTAAAAGCCTAA
- a CDS encoding LURP-one-related/scramblase family protein has translation MKLYIKEKRFSWRDQLIIRNEKDEKVYTVKSERISIGNKVHVYNQANEIVVSIEEKKMGFSPKYVIYQQNEKIAEVKREKNIFGPDYDIEKINWKIKGNVEKEDYEIKEGYTEVASFKKKLFSYGDTFVLETKNEKDAPLALGIVIAIWCLELDEQDKT, from the coding sequence ATGAAACTATATATTAAAGAAAAACGATTTTCATGGCGTGACCAGCTAATTATCCGAAATGAAAAAGATGAAAAAGTTTATACGGTTAAAAGTGAGCGGATATCCATAGGGAATAAAGTGCACGTTTACAATCAGGCTAACGAGATAGTTGTATCTATTGAAGAGAAAAAAATGGGTTTTTCACCTAAATACGTTATCTATCAACAAAATGAGAAGATTGCTGAAGTAAAAAGAGAAAAGAATATATTTGGTCCAGATTATGATATTGAAAAAATAAATTGGAAAATCAAAGGAAATGTTGAAAAAGAGGATTATGAAATAAAAGAAGGTTATACCGAAGTTGCTTCTTTTAAGAAGAAATTATTTTCTTACGGGGATACATTTGTTTTAGAGACGAAAAACGAGAAAGACGCTCCATTAGCGTTAGGCATTGTTATTGCGATTTGGTGTTTAGAACTAGATGAGCAAGATAAGACCTAA
- the rpoN gene encoding RNA polymerase factor sigma-54: MNFEQNYTQLQKQQLTMTPQLQQSIQMLQYNRKDLVDFLKQKSLENPFISISVKSAPKIQGISTEKYNSNQSRTNQSTSGSIWDTLATTTSTTSLYSAVIDQIHLSFRDTALRDLIIWLAQYIDHNGYLTLSLDDASTLTQAEPLKLLDALTLLQQLEPAGVGARNLQECLMLQTERNGQAPNLAYLILEEEFEAFANRKWDHIAKRYGISLGEVQEISDFVKTLTPHPGAIFSNAPTQYIRPDLSVKVTDSQEIVVHSVKTGLPVIVFQKEYYEELSMLQDKEVSTFINEKQAEYEWLKKTLIQREETILRIGIAIVNAQKEFFLSEDRPIQSLTLKTIAEELAIHESTVSRSINGKYITTEFGVFELKKFFTNALVTTSKEGTGSISSDQIKKKIELFVQAEDPKKPLSDQKLVDLLKKDGIEISRRTVTKYREALFISSSPKRKRFD; the protein is encoded by the coding sequence TTGAATTTTGAACAAAATTATACTCAACTACAAAAACAGCAATTGACCATGACACCTCAATTGCAACAATCTATTCAGATGCTGCAATATAACCGAAAAGACCTAGTTGATTTCTTAAAACAAAAGTCGCTAGAGAATCCTTTTATTTCTATTTCTGTAAAATCTGCACCCAAGATACAAGGAATTTCGACAGAAAAATACAATAGCAATCAATCCAGAACAAATCAATCTACTAGCGGATCAATCTGGGATACATTGGCAACTACTACTTCTACCACTTCTCTTTATTCTGCGGTCATTGATCAAATTCATTTGTCTTTCAGAGATACTGCTTTGCGTGATTTAATTATTTGGCTGGCTCAATATATTGATCATAACGGTTATTTGACTTTGTCATTGGATGATGCGAGCACTCTCACTCAAGCTGAACCGTTAAAATTATTAGATGCATTGACTCTTTTACAGCAATTAGAACCTGCTGGTGTCGGTGCAAGAAACTTACAGGAATGCTTGATGCTTCAAACAGAACGAAATGGTCAAGCGCCCAATCTTGCTTACCTGATCCTTGAAGAAGAGTTTGAAGCTTTTGCTAACCGAAAATGGGATCACATTGCAAAACGTTATGGTATTTCATTAGGTGAAGTTCAAGAAATTTCTGACTTTGTCAAAACGCTCACACCCCACCCAGGAGCCATTTTTTCAAATGCACCTACACAATATATTCGTCCAGATTTATCTGTTAAAGTAACGGATAGCCAAGAGATTGTTGTGCATTCTGTTAAAACTGGGCTTCCTGTTATTGTTTTTCAAAAAGAATACTATGAGGAATTAAGTATGTTGCAGGATAAGGAAGTTTCAACATTCATTAATGAAAAACAAGCTGAATATGAATGGCTTAAAAAGACGCTGATTCAACGAGAAGAAACGATACTCAGAATTGGTATTGCCATTGTAAATGCACAGAAAGAGTTTTTTTTATCTGAGGATCGTCCAATTCAATCCTTAACACTAAAAACAATTGCTGAAGAACTCGCTATTCATGAATCAACAGTCAGCCGTTCCATTAATGGGAAATACATCACAACTGAATTTGGTGTATTTGAGTTAAAAAAATTCTTTACAAACGCTTTAGTGACAACTTCTAAAGAGGGTACTGGTTCCATCTCTTCTGATCAAATAAAGAAAAAAATTGAACTGTTCGTTCAAGCTGAAGATCCTAAAAAACCATTATCGGATCAAAAGCTTGTAGATCTTTTAAAAAAAGACGGTATTGAAATATCACGAAGAACCGTTACAAAATACCGCGAAGCTCTTTTTATTTCTAGTTCACCAAAACGCAAGCGATTTGACTAA
- a CDS encoding ABC transporter substrate-binding protein produces MKKKSFVLASSLFAIALLASCSGSSESGGESDEFASPDDSTLTVWAWDANFNIPIMERAGEYYVEDGNDEFNLDVVEMSNEDTIQKLVSGFTSGVSEGLPDIVLVEDYAAQNFLINYEGKFAELSDEIDFSQFAPYKVEAVTHNDGVYAVPFDSGSAGLYYRTDYLAEAGYTEEDMQNLTWSKFVQIGKDVKEKTGKWFLAFIPNRGTHYIQMAMQSAGVWYFDEDGKIFLKNNTVVREMAEILKEIEKNDLAKPVNYFAPEGIGAVTSGEVAAVNSAVWYSATIKSAEDQAGKWAYTNLPLLETVENATPYSNLGGSSWFILEDSPNKELAIDFLKSEFAGNDEFYQEILVDNGAVGTYLPSQTGEAYQYKDPYFNDAQIYKDFSSWAEEIPGVDYGVNTSVAYEALRSVLQDYFDDKLTLDEMLEQAEEYYNMQIGE; encoded by the coding sequence ATGAAAAAGAAATCTTTTGTGTTAGCTAGTAGTCTATTTGCAATTGCGTTGTTAGCTTCTTGTTCGGGTTCATCTGAATCTGGAGGTGAATCAGATGAATTTGCAAGTCCAGATGATTCAACTTTAACGGTATGGGCTTGGGATGCAAACTTCAATATTCCCATTATGGAACGTGCTGGAGAATACTACGTGGAAGATGGTAATGATGAATTTAATTTAGATGTGGTTGAGATGTCAAATGAAGATACTATACAAAAACTTGTCTCTGGATTTACTTCAGGTGTTTCAGAAGGGTTACCCGATATCGTGTTAGTAGAAGACTATGCTGCTCAAAATTTTTTAATCAACTATGAAGGTAAATTCGCTGAGTTATCCGATGAAATTGATTTTTCACAATTTGCTCCCTATAAAGTTGAGGCTGTGACCCATAATGATGGAGTTTATGCTGTTCCGTTTGATTCTGGTTCAGCTGGTCTCTATTATCGCACTGATTATTTAGCGGAAGCAGGATATACCGAAGAAGACATGCAAAATTTAACGTGGTCTAAATTTGTTCAAATTGGTAAAGACGTGAAAGAAAAGACTGGGAAGTGGTTCTTAGCCTTTATTCCAAATCGAGGAACACACTACATTCAGATGGCTATGCAATCAGCAGGTGTCTGGTACTTTGATGAAGATGGAAAAATATTTTTAAAAAATAATACCGTCGTTCGAGAAATGGCTGAAATATTAAAAGAAATTGAAAAAAATGACTTAGCCAAACCGGTGAATTACTTTGCACCCGAAGGTATCGGAGCTGTAACGAGTGGCGAAGTTGCCGCAGTTAATTCAGCCGTTTGGTATTCCGCTACCATTAAGTCTGCCGAAGATCAAGCAGGAAAATGGGCTTATACAAATCTTCCGTTATTAGAAACTGTTGAAAATGCTACACCCTACTCAAATCTTGGAGGTTCTAGTTGGTTTATCTTAGAAGATTCGCCAAACAAAGAACTAGCTATTGACTTTCTTAAGTCAGAATTTGCAGGTAATGATGAATTTTACCAAGAAATCCTTGTAGATAATGGGGCTGTAGGCACTTATCTTCCATCCCAAACAGGTGAAGCCTATCAATATAAAGATCCCTACTTTAACGATGCTCAAATCTATAAAGATTTTTCTAGCTGGGCGGAAGAAATTCCTGGAGTAGATTATGGTGTTAATACTAGCGTAGCCTATGAAGCCTTAAGATCTGTTTTACAAGATTACTTTGATGATAAGTTGACTCTAGACGAAATGCTTGAACAAGCTGAAGAGTATTACAATATGCAAATAGGAGAGTAG
- a CDS encoding DUF4153 domain-containing protein has product MKLVQKIQDKFQGIIQACRRYPLTVVFLLAFAGLNAFLIQQEAENYTRYVYSFLVGIFLSAVAQQIYERFFEKNSQRILLMFGAIILTIAYYFTIGSAADYDFERTVKTGIIFFILTIAFIWVPTIKNVVSFNESYLSAFKAFFTTLLFTLVLSAGIGFILLAVDQLLFSVNYKVNLHAFNLVLSLFAPIFFLSYTPLYLSKKEESSLTPEERTAKLKELRSDVSVPKMFELLISYIIIPLTTIFTVILLVYLLQNITGDFWTNNLLEPMLVSYSITVIVVYILASNIETKSAILFRRIFPKVLIPIVLFQTIASVLRIQETGLTYGRYYVILFGIFATIAGVLFSILPIRKNGWVAVVLMVLSLISIVPPIDAFTVSRVSQTNLLERTLEQNQMLEGNSIIPNADIPKEDKIKISQTVYYLTSMDYDEDIEWLAPYNQLLSYQFEEIFGFQPIYDENGFLNEQPVQDSYYASLDLRGSPVISIEEYDKMVIFSYYDSSIQPKIEVEVDDERYTVYTEEMDGKEKLILMDESDETVMSVDIQAFMEKIASSSETENMLTIDEATVKTENEQAELNLVFTSINIYDNQYDAEFYLFINIK; this is encoded by the coding sequence ATGAAATTGGTACAGAAGATTCAGGATAAGTTCCAAGGAATCATTCAAGCATGCAGAAGGTATCCATTAACAGTTGTGTTTCTACTTGCTTTTGCAGGGTTAAATGCGTTTTTGATTCAGCAAGAAGCAGAAAACTATACAAGGTATGTGTATAGTTTTTTAGTTGGTATATTTTTAAGTGCGGTAGCACAACAAATCTACGAACGCTTTTTTGAAAAAAATTCTCAGCGCATCCTATTGATGTTCGGTGCAATTATTTTGACCATCGCTTATTATTTTACAATTGGTTCTGCAGCTGATTATGATTTTGAGAGGACTGTTAAAACAGGTATTATCTTTTTTATACTAACCATTGCATTTATCTGGGTACCGACCATAAAAAATGTAGTTTCATTTAATGAAAGTTATTTATCCGCTTTTAAAGCTTTTTTTACAACACTCTTATTCACACTTGTTTTATCTGCAGGTATTGGGTTTATTCTATTAGCAGTTGATCAGTTACTATTTTCTGTAAATTATAAAGTGAATTTGCATGCGTTTAACTTAGTGCTTTCATTGTTTGCCCCTATCTTTTTTCTATCTTATACACCTTTATATTTAAGCAAAAAAGAGGAATCATCTCTAACACCCGAAGAACGAACGGCTAAATTGAAGGAACTGAGAAGTGATGTTTCAGTTCCCAAGATGTTTGAACTGTTGATTTCATATATCATCATTCCGTTAACAACAATTTTTACAGTTATTTTATTGGTTTATCTTTTACAAAATATTACGGGAGATTTTTGGACCAATAATTTGCTGGAGCCCATGTTGGTTTCTTATTCGATTACGGTTATTGTAGTGTATATTTTAGCAAGTAATATAGAAACAAAATCAGCCATTCTTTTCAGAAGAATTTTTCCAAAAGTGTTGATTCCCATTGTTCTGTTCCAAACGATAGCATCTGTTTTAAGAATTCAAGAAACCGGTTTAACCTATGGACGCTATTACGTTATCTTGTTTGGCATATTTGCGACCATAGCTGGAGTTCTTTTCAGCATTTTACCTATTCGAAAAAACGGCTGGGTTGCAGTGGTGCTTATGGTACTTTCGTTGATTTCAATTGTACCGCCAATTGATGCATTCACTGTTAGTCGTGTATCACAAACGAATTTATTAGAAAGAACACTTGAACAAAACCAGATGTTGGAAGGAAATTCTATTATTCCGAATGCTGATATTCCTAAAGAGGATAAAATCAAAATCAGTCAAACGGTCTATTATTTAACAAGTATGGACTATGACGAAGATATTGAGTGGCTGGCACCCTATAACCAGCTGCTTTCCTATCAATTTGAGGAGATATTTGGTTTTCAACCTATTTATGATGAAAATGGTTTTTTGAATGAGCAACCTGTGCAAGACTCTTATTATGCTTCTTTAGATTTGAGGGGTAGTCCCGTAATCTCAATCGAAGAGTATGATAAGATGGTTATATTTTCTTACTATGATTCCAGTATACAACCAAAAATTGAAGTTGAAGTGGATGATGAGAGGTATACGGTATACACCGAAGAGATGGATGGAAAAGAAAAACTTATTCTAATGGATGAAAGTGATGAGACTGTTATGAGTGTTGATATTCAAGCATTTATGGAGAAAATCGCTTCGTCTAGTGAAACAGAGAATATGCTCACGATTGATGAAGCAACAGTAAAAACTGAGAATGAACAAGCTGAATTGAACTTAGTCTTTACCTCTATTAATATTTATGACAATCAGTATGATGCGGAATTTTATCTATTTATTAATATCAAATAA
- a CDS encoding formate/nitrite transporter family protein: protein METQNTGLMYNIEKSIMKKQNLFDTSKPRYFVRAMLACLFLTLGTAVAVMIGQAGEEIVPGLGKMLYAFMFSWSLVMIIYMNAELGTSNMMYMTVAVQRKWLKPKKALAILFYCILFNLIGGIIASLVISFTYKFHALPSDHYLFTAVAGKLAKTPLQVFSEGIFANVIVNTAVFCTIRMKDDAGKIIAMIFIIFIFAYLGFEHVIANFSSFSLAFFASGGTVPGMTIGAVALNWLLALLGNYVGGALVIGMLYSWLNKDQTEYVD, encoded by the coding sequence ATGGAAACTCAAAACACTGGTTTAATGTACAATATTGAAAAAAGTATAATGAAAAAACAAAATTTATTTGATACCAGTAAACCACGTTATTTTGTACGTGCAATGTTAGCTTGTTTATTCTTAACATTGGGAACGGCGGTTGCTGTAATGATTGGCCAAGCTGGTGAAGAAATCGTACCTGGCCTAGGTAAAATGCTCTACGCATTTATGTTCAGTTGGTCACTAGTCATGATTATTTATATGAATGCTGAATTAGGGACTTCAAATATGATGTATATGACAGTTGCGGTTCAACGTAAGTGGCTAAAACCTAAAAAAGCGTTAGCAATATTATTTTATTGTATTTTATTCAACTTGATTGGTGGAATTATTGCAAGTTTAGTTATATCTTTCACATATAAGTTCCATGCTCTTCCGAGTGATCATTATCTCTTTACAGCTGTGGCGGGAAAATTAGCTAAAACTCCTTTACAGGTCTTTTCAGAAGGTATATTTGCAAATGTTATTGTTAATACAGCTGTCTTTTGTACCATACGAATGAAAGATGATGCTGGAAAAATTATTGCTATGATCTTTATTATTTTTATTTTTGCTTATTTAGGTTTCGAACACGTTATTGCCAATTTTTCATCTTTTTCTTTAGCTTTCTTTGCTTCTGGCGGAACGGTTCCAGGTATGACCATAGGTGCTGTAGCACTAAATTGGCTCTTAGCTTTACTAGGTAATTATGTTGGTGGAGCATTAGTGATTGGAATGCTGTACTCATGGTTGAATAAGGATCAAACAGAGTATGTTGATTAA